In the genome of Gemmatimonadota bacterium, the window CGGCATCGCTCGCGGCCTGCGCGGCGCGACGTTCCTCGTCGGTGCTCGGGACGCGCAGCACGAGCGGACGGCTCACGCTCTCGCGGTCGCCCGGCGCCGCATCGCGCGCCACCGCCACGTACTCCACGCGCATGCCCGGCTGCAGCGAGAGGTTCGCCATGTCCTGCACCGCCCCGCCCACCCACTCCGCCTCGCGCGCCTGGCTCAGCTGGTACGACGCCGAGTCGAGCACCGCCCCGTTGGCGCCGAGCACGCGACGGCGCAGCCAGACGCCGGTGAGCGCGTGATCGTCCTGCGCGAGCATCTCGATCCCCACGCGATCCGTCTCGCCCACGAGCGTCTCGCCGGTGGGCTCGAGGATCTCGATCCGCGGGAGCGAATCGTCGAGCACCTCGACCGAGAGCGGCGCGGGGAGATCCTCGATGGGCGTGCGCTCGCCCTTCGCTTCCCACGTGAAGGTCGCGCTCCGCGTGGGGGACCAGGCGCCGGTGAAGGTCGTGCCCTCGGCGCGGAAGTTCACGCGCGCCTCGTCGGCCACGAGCGACACCGAGGCGAGCGCCTCCGACGAATGCCCTTCGAACGCGAGGCGCGTCCCGGCGGGGAGCCGGAGCGGCAGGTCGGCGTCGAGCCGCTCGTTCGCGCGGTTGAGGTAGGCGGGATAGGTCGCGCGGATGGTGACGTCGCCGAGGAACGGCCGGTCGACGACGCGCACGAGCGCGGTGTCGCTCTCGGCGCGTCCGTCGCTCGCGAGGAGCGCGAGGTCGGCGTCGATGGGGCCGAGCGTCACGACGGCGATGCCGTCCGCGCCGACGGTGAGCGTCGTGTCGCGCCAGCCAGCGCCGGTCACGCGCCAGATCACATGGACCTCGCGCCGACCGGTGGCCTGCACCGTGAAGGCGGCCGACGTGCCGCGCTGGAGGCGACGCGGCGCCTCGGGGAGCGAGAGCGCCGGCAACAGCGTGCCGCGCCAGGCGGCGACCGGATTGAGCAGGGCGCGCCAGCCGTCCTCGCGCTTGCCGTAGCTGCCGGTGGCGAGGGCGACGACGTTCGCGAAGGCGATGCCGGAGAGCGCGGCGGCCCGCACGATCCGCTTCCGATGCCGAGGAGCGGGGCGTCCCGCGACGCCGCTCAGCGCGGTGCCGAGCGAGTCGGCGGCGCGATCGACGAAGGCCCCGCCCTGGTCCGCCACCTCGAGGAGCCCGGTGAGCGCGCCACGGCGCAACCGCTGCTCCTCCTCGATCGCCCGCGCGATGGCCTTGGGGGCGGTCCGCGCGGCCGCACGCTTGCCGACGAGGCGCGCGAGGACAGCGGCGCCGACGAGCGCCGCGACCCAGACGAGGAACGGCACGGCGGCGGGGAGGTCGAGCCAGCGCCCACGCGCGAGCCACATCGCGCCGGCGGTGAGCAGCGCGGCGCCGGCACCGAGCGGCACGAACAGCATCGGCAGCCGCGCCGAGCGCGAGAGCCGGCGGGTCTCGTCGGCGACGAGTTCGAGGACGCTCATCGGCCGGGCCCGCTGGTGACGGCGTAGACGAAGAGGTTCACGCCCATCCGGATCGCGGCCTCGTGCGCCGCGGGCGGGTCATCGGCATAGGTCCCGATGTCCTCCCAGCCGTTGCCGAGGTCGCTCTCGTGCGAATAGAACACCGCGAGCCGGTCGCCGATGAAGATCCCGTAGCCGCGCGCCGGCTTGGCGTCGTGCTCGTGGATCTTCGGCAGGCCTTCCGGGAACGGGTAGACGATGCGGTAGATCGGATGGTCGAGCGGCACGTCGACGAGCTTGCGGTCGGGGAAGACCTTGGCGATCTCGCGACGGAAGTGCTCGTCGAGGCCGTAGTTGTCGTCGGCGTGGAGGAAGCCGCCGCGCAGCAGGTACTCGCGGAGGCGCGCGGCGTCGGCGTCGCTGAACTTGATGTTGCCGTGGCCGGTGAGGTGGAGGAACGGGTAGTCCCAGAGCCGCTCATCGGCCAGAGTGGTGCGGATCTCGCGCGGCTCGACGGCGAGCGTGGTGCGCTCACGGATGGCCGCGATGAGGTTCGGGAGGCTCGACGGGTTGGCGTACCAGTCGTCGCCCTCGTACTGGAGGCGCGCGACGGCGAGGCGCGGACCGCGCGCGGTGGCGCCCGACGGCACGGCGGCGCCCGCGAGCAACGCCGCGGCGACGAGGCCGGCAGCGGGCAGCAGGAGGCGGGCGGGGCGCATCACTCGTGGGCGATCCGGTAAGCGAGGTTCCGTGGGGCGTGCGCGGTCTCCATCAATACGCGCACGACATCGCGTGCGCTCAACCCCTCGGCCCGCAGCGTCGCCGCCTGGGCGCGCAACGCCGCCTCGTCGAGGGCCACGGGTGGTGCCCCGGCGACGAGCAGCACCACCTCGCCCCGCGGCTCCGTCCGCGAATAGTACTGCGCCAGCTCCTCTACCGTTCCTCGGCGGAACTCCTCGTACTGTTTGGTCAGTTCCCGCGCCACAACGGTTTGCCGGCCACCGGCGCCGGCGGCGGCGAGATCGGCCAGCGTCTCCGCCACGCGACCGGGCGCCTCGTAGAGCGCCGCGGTGTGCGGGAGCGCGACGATCTCGGCGAGGGTGCGGGTCCGCTCCCCGCCCTTCCGCGGGAGGAACCCGTAGAAGGTGAAGCGATCGGTGGGCAGTCCGCCGGCGGCGAGCGCCGCGAGCAGCGCCGACGCCCCCGGGACCGGCGAGACCGTCACGCCGGCCGCGATGGCCGCGACGACGAGCCGATGGCCGGGATCGGACACCATGGGCGTGCCCGCGTCGGTGATCAGCGCGAACGACTCGCCGGCGAGGAGCCGCTCGACGAACCGCGGCGTCGCCTCGGACTCGTTGTGCTCGTGGTAGGCGAGCAGCGGCGTGCGGATGGCGTGCCGTTCGCAGAGGACGCGCGAGTGGCGCGTGTCCTCGGCAAGGATGGCATTCGCCTGCTGGAGCACCTCGATCGCGCGGAGCGTGAGGTCGCCGAGGTTCCCGATGGGGGTGCTGACGATGTGGAGCGTCCCGGGCGTCGCCGCGCCGGGATCGGTCACCACTGCGGCTTCCACGGCAGCGCGTCGAAGAGCCCGGCGGCGGCGAACATGTGGCGCCGCTGCGTGGTGAGCTCCTTGAGCGCCGGTTCGGGCTCGAGGCCGTCGGTCGCCAGCGCGGGGAGCGCCTCGGCGAACCAGGCGGCGATCGCGCTGGTGAGCATCGCCGTGTCGGTCACCGGGTCACGCACCGTCGGCATGCTCGGCGAGAACCGCTCGAGGAGCGCGAACTTGGCGACGGCGTGGCGCCGCGCCCCCTCGACGACCTCGGCAGCGTCGGTGCGGCCGGCCTTCTCGAAGCGCGCGATGAGGGCGGCGACGAGGTCGCGGTAGGCCTGGATGAGCGCGGGGGCGGCCTGCGCCGGCAGCGCCTCCGCCCGCGGCCAGAGGCGCACGACCGGCTTCGATGCGGGGCCGTGGGGATCGACGAGCGCCTTCACATGCGCCTTCACGTCGCCCTGGCGGGTGTCGGAGAAGAAGCCGCGCGCCGGCGACCCGGCCGCGATCATGACGTAGTGCACCTGCCCGTCCACGCGGATCTCGAGCGCGCCGTCGTGCATGGTGGCGTAGAGGAAGGCGAGCAGGGCGTCGCCGTCCTCGAGCTTGAGCTCGCGCGGCCAGGGGAGCGGCGCGCCCGTCTGCGTCGCCCACATCGTGTCGAGCTGCTCGTCCGTCGCCTCGTGGAAGCAGACGCTCCCGTACTCGGCCGCGGTGGGTACGCGCGTGATGGCGTCACTGATGGCGATGGGCGTGAACTTCTCGCCATCGGCGGTGGTGGTCGCGTTGACCACCTCGCCCTCCTCGAGGAAGAGCGTGATGAGCTCCTCGGGGAGCCAGACGGCGACGTAGCCGTAGACGCGTGCCGACCGGTCGCGCTTGGCGTCGGTGAGCAGGTTGCGCAGATGCACGTACGCCAAGCGGGTCCGTTGGAGCAGGACCCGCTTGGCGGGATACCGCAGTGCGTCGCGCGGGATGCCCATCAGGGATGGGACAGGGTCACGCGGCGTGCTGCTCGAACTTCGCGGCGAGCGCCTGCTTCGGCACCGCGCCGATCACCTGGTCGACGAGCTTCCCGTCCTTGAAGAACAGGAGCGTCGGGATCGACCGCACCTGGAAGCGCATCGAGGTCTTCTGGTTCGCGTCCACGTCGAGCTTGGTGACCTTCACCCGCCCGGCGAACTCCTCGCTGAGCTGCTCGAGGATGGGCGCGATC includes:
- a CDS encoding DUF4159 domain-containing protein, which translates into the protein MRPARLLLPAAGLVAAALLAGAAVPSGATARGPRLAVARLQYEGDDWYANPSSLPNLIAAIRERTTLAVEPREIRTTLADERLWDYPFLHLTGHGNIKFSDADAARLREYLLRGGFLHADDNYGLDEHFRREIAKVFPDRKLVDVPLDHPIYRIVYPFPEGLPKIHEHDAKPARGYGIFIGDRLAVFYSHESDLGNGWEDIGTYADDPPAAHEAAIRMGVNLFVYAVTSGPGR
- the rsmI gene encoding 16S rRNA (cytidine(1402)-2'-O)-methyltransferase; its protein translation is MTDPGAATPGTLHIVSTPIGNLGDLTLRAIEVLQQANAILAEDTRHSRVLCERHAIRTPLLAYHEHNESEATPRFVERLLAGESFALITDAGTPMVSDPGHRLVVAAIAAGVTVSPVPGASALLAALAAGGLPTDRFTFYGFLPRKGGERTRTLAEIVALPHTAALYEAPGRVAETLADLAAAGAGGRQTVVARELTKQYEEFRRGTVEELAQYYSRTEPRGEVVLLVAGAPPVALDEAALRAQAATLRAEGLSARDVVRVLMETAHAPRNLAYRIAHE
- the trxA gene encoding thioredoxin, which gives rise to MSKTVTVTDENFQAEVEQHSGLAVVDFWATWCGPCRMIAPILEQLSEEFAGRVKVTKLDVDANQKTSMRFQVRSIPTLLFFKDGKLVDQVIGAVPKQALAAKFEQHAA